The Portunus trituberculatus isolate SZX2019 chromosome 19, ASM1759143v1, whole genome shotgun sequence genome contains a region encoding:
- the LOC123506103 gene encoding 40S ribosomal protein S19-like isoform X2 has translation MYVLSNSWNPRQGSLPPCLHTRSTMPSVSVKDVNQQGFTEAFAEFLKKSGKVKVPDWADLVKTAKFKELAPYDDDWYYTRVAAVARHIYMRSPVGVGSVQKIFGARQSRGTAPSHFCKSSGAVARKALQTLESLKLVEKAPNGGRRLTSQGHRDLDRIAAQMKAASKAKATPAVLTTQ, from the exons ATGTATGTTTTGAGTAATAGTTGGAATCCCCGCCAGGGGTCTCTTCCTCCGTGCCTGCACACACGCTCC ACAATGCCGAGTGTCAGTGTGAAGGACGTCAACCAGCAGGGCTTTACTGAGGCCTTTGCCGAATTCTTGAAGAA ATCCGGCAAGGTCAAGGTACCAGACTGGGCAGATCTTGTCAAG ACGGCCAAATTCAAGGAGCTTGCCCCCTATGATGATGACTGGTACTACACTCGTGTGGCTGCCGTCGCCCGCCACATCTACATGCGCTCCCCTGTGGGTGTAGGAAGTGTGCAGAAGATTTttggag CCCGCCAAAGCCGAGGCACTGCCCCTTCACACTTCTGCAAGAGCTCTGGTGCTGTTGCCCGTAAGGCCCTGCAGACCCTGGAGAGCCTAAAGCTTGTTGAGAAAGCCCCTAATGGCGGCCGCAGACTGACCTCCCAGGGCCATCGTGATCTTGATCGTATTGCTGCACAGATGAAGGCCGCCTCCAAGGCCAAGGCAACCCCAGCTGTACTGACTACTCAGTAA
- the LOC123506103 gene encoding 40S ribosomal protein S19-like isoform X1, whose product MPSVSVKDVNQQGFTEAFAEFLKKSGKVKVPDWADLVKTAKFKELAPYDDDWYYTRVAAVARHIYMRSPVGVGSVQKIFGARQSRGTAPSHFCKSSGAVARKALQTLESLKLVEKAPNGGRRLTSQGHRDLDRIAAQMKAASKAKATPAVLTTQ is encoded by the exons ATGCCGAGTGTCAGTGTGAAGGACGTCAACCAGCAGGGCTTTACTGAGGCCTTTGCCGAATTCTTGAAGAA ATCCGGCAAGGTCAAGGTACCAGACTGGGCAGATCTTGTCAAG ACGGCCAAATTCAAGGAGCTTGCCCCCTATGATGATGACTGGTACTACACTCGTGTGGCTGCCGTCGCCCGCCACATCTACATGCGCTCCCCTGTGGGTGTAGGAAGTGTGCAGAAGATTTttggag CCCGCCAAAGCCGAGGCACTGCCCCTTCACACTTCTGCAAGAGCTCTGGTGCTGTTGCCCGTAAGGCCCTGCAGACCCTGGAGAGCCTAAAGCTTGTTGAGAAAGCCCCTAATGGCGGCCGCAGACTGACCTCCCAGGGCCATCGTGATCTTGATCGTATTGCTGCACAGATGAAGGCCGCCTCCAAGGCCAAGGCAACCCCAGCTGTACTGACTACTCAGTAA